CGCTCGGACTTCCCGAACCAGATCAACAACGTGCTGGCCTTCCCCGGCTTCTTCCGCGGCCTGCTGGACGCCGGTGCCTCGGACATCACCGACGAGATGCTCGTGGTGGCCGCCGAGGCCATCGCCTCCTGCATCTCCGACGAGGAGCTCAACCCCGGCTTCATCATCCCCTCGGTCTTCGACCCCGAGGTCTCCACCCGCGTCGCCGAGGCGGTGGCCGCCGTCGCCACGCCGCGCGCCTGACGCGACCCCGACGGACGCCGCACGCGCACCGTCACCAGGACCGCGGGGCCAGTGGCCCCGCCGCCACGGCCGGCGTCGGCCCCGGATCCCGGGGCCGACGCCGGCCGTCTCGCCCTGGGCGTGGCCATGGCGTTTCCTGTGCGTCAGCTGGGAACCGTTTGACCCTCGGGTCCACGCGCGAAAGACTCAGGTCATCACCCAACCGGCGGACCCCGCCATGAAGGAGAGATGATGATGCGACTGTTCACCTTGGGCGTCGGCGCGGCGATCGGGTACCTGCTGGGGAGCCGCGAAGGGCGTCAGAACCTCGACAAGTTCGCGAAGAACGCGCAGAAGCTGTGGAACGACCCGAAGACCCAGGAGCAGGTCCACAAGGCCACCTCCGCGGTGAAGGACAAGGCGCCGGGCGTGGCGGACAAGGCCACCCAGCTCGCGGACAAGGCCGCCGACTCGATCCGTGACCGGGCCCCCGGGGTGGCGGACAAGGCCAGCGCCGCCGCCCACTCCCTTGCGGACAAGGCCACGGCCACCACGCAGGACCTGGCGGACAAGGCCTCCTCGTCGGACGCCGCGGGCGGCAAGCACGCCGGCGGGACCTCCTACGACACCGAGTACCGCAACGACGCCGGCCCGGCCAAGACCGCCGGCGGCGACGCCCTCTCCGATCCCTCCTCCTCGCTCGAGTCCGAGGGCGGCGGCCCGGACCGCTACTGACCGGCCGGGGCGGTCGCCCGGCGGCGGCCGTCCCCGCACGACGACGGACCCCCGGTTCCCTGCGCAGGGAACCGGGGGTCCGTCGTCGGGCCTCACGGCCCTGGGGCCGGCCCCCGGGGCCGGCCTCGGGTGCGCTCAGCTGCCCACGCGGTTGCGCAGGGAGAAGGACGCGCCGTAGTGGTTCTCCGGCAGGTGGTCACCGCGGCCGAAGAGCTTGTGGCGCATGGTGCCCTCGGTGTACTCGGTCTTGTAGCGGCCCAGCTCCTGCAGCGCCGGGACCACGTACTCCACGATGTCCTCGAAGGTGCCCGGGGTGATGTGGTACGCGAGGTTGAACCCGTCCACGTCCGTCTCGTCCTGGATCCGGGCCAGCTCCTTGGCCACCGTCTCGCCGGAGCCGATGATGACCGGGCCGAACCCGCCCACGCCGCACCACTCGGCGATGCGCCGCACGGTCCAGGGGTTGCCGTCGTCCCCGGAGGCCTTCTTGAAGGTCTCGATGGTGGACTGGATGGCGTTGGACTCCACGTCGCCCAGCGGCTCGTCGAGGTCGAACTGGGACAGGTCGATGCCCATCCAGCCGCTCATCAGCACGAGGCCGCCCTCGACGTCGATGTACTGCAGCAGGTCCTGGTACTTCGCCTGCGCCTCCTCGTCGGTGGCGCCGGTGACGATGGTCTGCATGGACATGATGCGGATGTCGTACGGGTCGCGGCCGGCCTCCACGGCGGCCCGGCGGATCTTCGAGACGGTGCCGGCGATCAGCTCGTCCGTGGGCGAGTTGATGAACACGGCCTCGGCGTGCTTGCCGGCGAAGGCGCGGCCGCGCGTGGAGGCGCCGGCCTGGTAGATCACCGGGGTGCGCTGCCTGGACGGCTCGGTGAAGGCGATGCCCGGGGTCTTGAAGTACGTGCCCTCGTGCTCGATGCGGTGGACCTTGGCCGGGTCGATGAAGACGCCCGACTCCTTGTCGTAGACGACCGCGTCGTCCTCCCACGAGCCCTCGAGCAGCTTGTAGACCACGTCGAGGTACTCGTCGGCGTGGTTGTAGCGCTCGTCGTGCTCCATCTGGTCGTCGTGCCCGAAGTTGCGGGCGGCCGAGGGCAGGTAGCCGGTCACGACGTTCCATCCCACGCGGCCCTCGGTGAGGTGGTCCAGCGTGGCCAGGCGGCGCGCGAAGGCGTAGGGGTGCTCGTAGGCGGTGCCCGCGGTGACGCCGAAGGTGAGGTGCTTGGTGACGGCGGCCATCGGCGGCACGACGAGGATCGGGTCGTTGGTGGGCACCTGGGTGCCGGCCTTGAGGGTGGCCTCGTCCGAGTTGCCGTAGACGTCGTAGGGGCCCAGGACGTCGGCGATGAAGATGCCGTCGAACAGCCCCTTCTCCAGGGTCTGGGCCAGCCCGGTCCAATAGCCCAGCGTGTTGTAGTCGCGGGCGTGGTCGTCCGGGTGGCGCCACAGCCCCGGGGACTGGTGGGCCACGCAGTTCATGTCGAACGCGTTGAAGAGGATCTCCCGCTTGCCGGCGGGGGTGGTGGGCACCCCGGCGGGCAGGGCGGAGGTGTTCTCGGGGGACGATGAGGTCATGGCGATGCTCCTTCCATCGGTCCTGGCGGTAGCACCGCTCCGGTGCGCGGGGCGCACGGTGGTTGCTGCGGCGTCGTGGAGCCAGGTCTCTCGGCCGCTCTGGATGGTTACCCAGCAATTGGAGCACACCGGGAAAGCCGGTGGCGAATTCCGCGTCGCCCGGTGACGTCCCTCACCCGGCGGTGAGCACCACCACGGGATCGGTCGTGGGCGCGGTGGACCCACCGGCCGGTTCCACGGTGACGGCGAGCGCGGCCGTCTCCGGGACCCCGTCCAGCCGGACGAGGGCCCGGCCGTCCTCGAGCTCCAGCAGCCCGGCGGACTCCGGGTCTCCCTGCCCCCGGAGGGTCCACAGCTGGTACACGCGGCCCCCCTGCGGGGCGGGGAGGTCCCGGGCGGCCAGGACGGTCTCCCCGGAGGGCGCGCGGGCGACCTCGACCGTGCCGCCCCCGGCCACCGGGGCGGTACCCCGGCGGGCGCCGTCCTGCTCCAGGACCTGCTCGATGGCCACGGCCTGGTCCCGTTCGGTGAGGCCCGCCGGCTGCCAGGGGTGGGCGAGGAGCAG
This genomic window from Citricoccus sp. SGAir0253 contains:
- a CDS encoding YtxH domain-containing protein — translated: MMMRLFTLGVGAAIGYLLGSREGRQNLDKFAKNAQKLWNDPKTQEQVHKATSAVKDKAPGVADKATQLADKAADSIRDRAPGVADKASAAAHSLADKATATTQDLADKASSSDAAGGKHAGGTSYDTEYRNDAGPAKTAGGDALSDPSSSLESEGGGPDRY
- a CDS encoding LLM class flavin-dependent oxidoreductase; the encoded protein is MTSSSPENTSALPAGVPTTPAGKREILFNAFDMNCVAHQSPGLWRHPDDHARDYNTLGYWTGLAQTLEKGLFDGIFIADVLGPYDVYGNSDEATLKAGTQVPTNDPILVVPPMAAVTKHLTFGVTAGTAYEHPYAFARRLATLDHLTEGRVGWNVVTGYLPSAARNFGHDDQMEHDERYNHADEYLDVVYKLLEGSWEDDAVVYDKESGVFIDPAKVHRIEHEGTYFKTPGIAFTEPSRQRTPVIYQAGASTRGRAFAGKHAEAVFINSPTDELIAGTVSKIRRAAVEAGRDPYDIRIMSMQTIVTGATDEEAQAKYQDLLQYIDVEGGLVLMSGWMGIDLSQFDLDEPLGDVESNAIQSTIETFKKASGDDGNPWTVRRIAEWCGVGGFGPVIIGSGETVAKELARIQDETDVDGFNLAYHITPGTFEDIVEYVVPALQELGRYKTEYTEGTMRHKLFGRGDHLPENHYGASFSLRNRVGS
- a CDS encoding anti-sigma factor gives rise to the protein MSDDRDLLAAWALDAVDEDERARIEERLRTDPVLRAEADALLRATDRLGAGEAVAPPAGLRDRVLDAIAAEARSSGDAGAHSGAPSAGPGPAAPASLQDHRERRRPGRRRAWAAVAATAAAAAAAAALLLAHPWQPAGLTERDQAVAIEQVLEQDGARRGTAPVAGGGTVEVARAPSGETVLAARDLPAPQGGRVYQLWTLRGQGDPESAGLLELEDGRALVRLDGVPETAALAVTVEPAGGSTAPTTDPVVVLTAG